The Pseudarthrobacter sp. BIM B-2242 region CACTGGCCAAACTCTGGGTTGGGATCCGGCATGAAGTAGGCCGAAATCCCTTTGTTTCGAGGCTCCCAGGAGGTTCCGCCGTCGAGCGAGCGATACACACCTCCGGTGCTCATGGCGATATGGACGTTGTCCCCCGCAGGATTGACCACGATGGAGTGGGCGGCCGCTCCGCCGTAACCCGCGCCCCATTCACTCCGGTGGGGATGGTCCCAGAGCCCGCGGTTGAGCTCGAAGTGCTCGCCGCCGTCGGTGGATTTCCAGACTGAAATCGGCTCGGCGCCCGCCCAGACCACGCCTGGCCGCGCCGCTGAATCCGGGTAGATCTGCCAGATCCTTTCCACCGCCGCACCGGTGTCTTCGGGGAAGGTGATGGCGCCTTTTTCGGGCTCGGACCAGGTGGCGCCAAGATCGTCCGAGTGCGCAACGGTGGGGCCCCAATGCTCGGATCTTACCCCCACCATGATCCTTGTCCGGCCGTCCCGGGTGTCGATGCCGATGCTGGGGATTTCGCTCATGAGAAAGTGCGGGCCCGAGAACGACCACTGCTGCCGGTCTTGGCTCGTTGCCAGCCAAAGGCCTTTTTTGGTTCCGATCGCCAGGACAAAGTTCTCTGCGGTAGCCATGCACCCCATGCAACCACCCCGCCCGGGAGGCCGCAACGGTTTTTTCGGCTATGTGGGGCCAGGCCCGCCAGGCGGGGACGGCTCAGTCAACGAATTCGGACTGGGTCTCGATGAAGTCCCAGTCTGCCTCGGTGAGGACGGCGACGGGAGTATCGGGGTGCGGCCCCCCTGCCTCGGCAATGCCCTGCAGCACGTTCAGCGGAAGTTCCGTCGCGCGGAGGTTCTCCCGCAGCCATTCCTTACTGTCCAGGTCCAGGTCCAGCCACCACATGTAGATTTCCATGCCCGTCACGCACCTTTCGTATGATTCAACGTTAGGCGCGGGCAGGGTGGCATTCAAGGGCGCCGGCTGTCACTTCGCCCTCGGCCGCTGTGAGGTCCGGGGTACACTGCCATGCCCCCTGCATGTCTTTCCGGTCCGCGTACCCTTCCGGGAGTTGAGTTCCACATTTGCGTAGGAACAAGTATCGTCGCAGGTCAAACGCAGCGAAAGACGAGTACCTGCTACTCGCGACCCCTACCGGCCACGCCCCTAGCCTGAAATAGCAAGCAAGCTGACCGTGCTGGGGCGTGAGCAAACTGCCGCTCCCCCTCGCCATGGTCCGTTTCAAACAGACTGGGGAGAACACCATGAAACGAGCCATACCAATCTTGGGGGTCGCGGGGCTGGCATTGCTCTGCGTCTCCGCACCGGCCTACGCAGGGGATGACAAGCACGGGGATACAGACGGGAACCTGGGGAAGGTCATCGTCTGCCACATGACCGGCAGTGCGGGCAACCCGTATGTTGCCACCCCCGTTAGCCTTAATGCTTTGGGCAACCACAGGCTGGAGACCGGGGACATTGTTCCCCCCAATCCGGTCCTGAAGGGCGGGCACAACTGGGCTGCCGGAATGGCCGATTACTACAAATACTGTGTGACGCCGCCACCGCCCGTCGATGAGGAACCCGGTGAAGAAGAACCCCCGGGCGAAGAAGAACCCCCGGGTGAGGAGCAGCCGCCGGTGGAGGAACCTCCCGGTGAGGAACAGCCCCCGCCGGTTGAGGAGGAACAGCCACCAGTGGAAGAGGAGCAGCCGCCAGCGGTCGTTGAAACTCCGGCGGTCCAGGCCCCCGCGGGCCAGGTAGCTGCCCCTCAGAGTGCAGTTGTCCAGGCGCCGGCCGCAGCCGTCAGCCGTGGCACCAACCAGGGCTACAACGCACAAACGGCGGTAGGCGGAGCCGGGGACAGCACCACCTGGCTGGCTGGCTTGGGCCTCCTGCTGGGTGCAGGCGGCGTTGTTGCGGTCCGGCGCAGGTCACGTTCGGAATCGCCGACGGCGGGCTGACGCCCCCGGAGTACCGCCGACACCACTGAGGGCGTCCCGCCGAACCTGGGCGGGACGCCCTCAGCACACGGCCGCTTTCCACCACCGGCCATCCCACCAACCACCGCATACCAAGGGGGTATCGTGGCAAAGCCGTCCGGCAGGCATGTCCCCCGCAGGCGCCCCGTCGCCACCTCCGACGCCAGTCCCGCCCGGGGTTGGAGCCGCCTCCGGCTGAGGGGGACGCGCAGGGCCCGGGGATGGAACCGGGGAGACATCGCCATCCTCATCTGCGGGGTCCTCGGGTTCTTCTCGCTCACCTTTGGCGGCCCGCTGCTCCACGATATGAACACCGGCAACCACGGGACTGCCAGCGTCGCGGCGGCCGAAAGGCCGGCACTCCCCCTTGGCCCGCCGTCGTCCCTTCCCCTGCCGCCGGCCGTAACGGATCCGGAGGCGACGGCTGCCGCCACAGCGACGTCACCCGCAGCCGGACCCCCACTGCCCGACGCGTCCGCGCCGCTGCGCATCCTCTACCCCGGAGCGGCCATCGACACAGCGGTCCACCCGCTGGAACCCGACGGCGCCGCGGCGGCCAGCCGCACCGTGGTGCCGCCGTCCACCATGGACGGCTACTGGCTGACCCCGTTCGGAGTCCCTGGCAACGGCTCGGGCAACACCACGTACGTCATTGGACACAGCTGGGAAGACCGGGACGCGCCGTTCAACCACCTCAGTTCAAGCGCGGCCGCAGGCGACGAGTTCAACGTCATCACCGCTGCTGGAACCATCCGCTACCGCGTGGATACTGTCACCACGTACCTCAAGGACAGCCTCAAGGACAGCCCCATCTGGGAGATGGTGCCCAACCGCGTTGTGCTCATCAGCTGTTACACCGAAGATCCCTGGGGGAAAAACGTGGTGGTTTCGGCGTCCCCCGCCGGCCCGTAGCTCGCTGGCCCATAGCTGCCCGGCCGGCACTGTTCAAGGGCTTCGGACGGGCACAAAATGGGGTTATGACTCCAGAACGGTTCAGCGGCCCTGCCCCTCTCCTGGTGGGCGTGCTGCCCAATCAGCATCCCGAAGTGCTGACCACGGCAGCAAACCTGGCGGCCCGGCTGTCGGCGCCCCTGCTGTGCGCCTACGTTGACGAGGCCAGCTACCTGGTCGAATGGGATCCGGGCAAATCGGCGCACCGGCTGTCGCTCCACCCGGGCCAGGATGACGACGACGTCCGCGCGGTAACCAGCGGGCTTAGGGCAACCATCGAACAGGCTGTGGCCAACGCGGGGACGGGGAGCGCGCACGTGGAGTGGACCCTGCGCACTCTTGCTGGAGACCCGGCCCGCGCCCTCGCCCGGCTCGCTGCGGAAAGCAACGTCCCCATGATCATCGTGGGGACGTCGGAGCGGGGTTTGTCGCACCGGCTCTCGGAGATGCTCAATGGTTCGGTGGGGCTATGGCTGACCCATCATCAAAGCAGGCCGGTACTGGTTGTCCCTTACCGGAGGCCGGCCCACGAGGACCGGGAATAGGCTCCATCAGCCCTGCCGAAGGCTGATGAGCGGCCCCGGGATAATAAAGCGAAAGTAGTTATTCGAGGTGGTGGCGGACGGCCATACCGGCAAGTAAGCTAATTCAAGCAGAGAGATCCGGCTGTTAGCCGGTGACGAATCTGCCCAAAGACTGCTCCGGAGTGCGTATCCCCCAATAACGCACTCCGGAGCTTTTTTGTACCCGGAAAACGGCTCTCCATAATACCCCTAGGGGGTACTTGCCATGATACCCC contains the following coding sequences:
- a CDS encoding exo-alpha-sialidase; the protein is MGCMATAENFVLAIGTKKGLWLATSQDRQQWSFSGPHFLMSEIPSIGIDTRDGRTRIMVGVRSEHWGPTVAHSDDLGATWSEPEKGAITFPEDTGAAVERIWQIYPDSAARPGVVWAGAEPISVWKSTDGGEHFELNRGLWDHPHRSEWGAGYGGAAAHSIVVNPAGDNVHIAMSTGGVYRSLDGGTSWEPRNKGISAYFMPDPNPEFGQCVHKIAADAAVEGRLYAQNHHGVYRTDDNGENWNSIAEGLPADFGFVMLTHPRREGTAWVVPLKADGERIPPDGKLAVHRTDDAGATWKRLDSGLPASEYNSVLRDAASVDSAEPAGVYFGTRGGAVYASADEGETFAEVASHLPDVLCVRATVISGAVLPVPETATAHGA
- a CDS encoding LPXTG cell wall anchor domain-containing protein, which translates into the protein MKRAIPILGVAGLALLCVSAPAYAGDDKHGDTDGNLGKVIVCHMTGSAGNPYVATPVSLNALGNHRLETGDIVPPNPVLKGGHNWAAGMADYYKYCVTPPPPVDEEPGEEEPPGEEEPPGEEQPPVEEPPGEEQPPPVEEEQPPVEEEQPPAVVETPAVQAPAGQVAAPQSAVVQAPAAAVSRGTNQGYNAQTAVGGAGDSTTWLAGLGLLLGAGGVVAVRRRSRSESPTAG
- a CDS encoding class F sortase — translated: MAKPSGRHVPRRRPVATSDASPARGWSRLRLRGTRRARGWNRGDIAILICGVLGFFSLTFGGPLLHDMNTGNHGTASVAAAERPALPLGPPSSLPLPPAVTDPEATAAATATSPAAGPPLPDASAPLRILYPGAAIDTAVHPLEPDGAAAASRTVVPPSTMDGYWLTPFGVPGNGSGNTTYVIGHSWEDRDAPFNHLSSSAAAGDEFNVITAAGTIRYRVDTVTTYLKDSLKDSPIWEMVPNRVVLISCYTEDPWGKNVVVSASPAGP
- a CDS encoding universal stress protein — translated: MTPERFSGPAPLLVGVLPNQHPEVLTTAANLAARLSAPLLCAYVDEASYLVEWDPGKSAHRLSLHPGQDDDDVRAVTSGLRATIEQAVANAGTGSAHVEWTLRTLAGDPARALARLAAESNVPMIIVGTSERGLSHRLSEMLNGSVGLWLTHHQSRPVLVVPYRRPAHEDRE